Proteins encoded within one genomic window of Candidatus Thermodiscus eudorianus:
- a CDS encoding molybdopterin-dependent oxidoreductase, translating into MPKLKRREFLKLAAVSTAIAATSKAGVDGIFLKRDSMSLLESAVEGRGLEERYFVCRICGGGCVLKGYVDRNGRLVKIEGDPRDWVSHGTPCVKGKTSLKMLYDPDRLRKPLIRTSRDRGFILDDKGAVVGVKDPKWREATWDEALDLVADKMAEAIREWGPQSIVFIGHGKGGALASLIGTPNVVKHHTTCHSTWDVVLKPMYGSVPNADMANSKLIVAFGFDQGAGKSKNPFPWLFSEAKRRGAKIIVFEPRLSETASKATEWIPIKPGTDAAVAFAMANVILEEELYDRDFLVNYTNAPILVDREKLTYASDGELLVYDTVRGEIVPVGEAGSPALDWEGVYKGRRVATVFRLLRERMREYTPEWAERVSGVPSSKIREIARELATVKPASIPHWKRSGGTGPNRRQGVETYKAIALLMALTGNVERRGGWLFNRTAKFVKKAVSKKPKKTFADLYPIPEEYRGLTVDEREKFPVYKKYAKEGVFQKVWYNILHDNPYPVKVVVVWAQGLQAFMDYELVEAAIKHVVEDNDGIIVNVNIYPDEMATLADVVLPEKLFLEGGPTIGYSKSFDLTYRIHWVDGIPPVHPEAKSEKWIVKQLAYRIAERLGITREDLENNYFSEYFLVSKEEELQKMIDLYNKKLGTSVTLEQLQREKIFSLDWTPKDLRKLKTRSGRIELLPVELAEHGYDPLPRWMDTFTYEGLGEGELVLVTSVFSMNRHSKTVNNEWLMYFLAKHHANRIWIHPSTAARIGVKEGDLVLVEAVRTFSEEATLHKPRYRLAGRVHVTEAVRPDVIFVPHGIGQLSRFMKSYEFTIKGGDGVIKPVMVDYRNPSASSSDQDVIVRVMPYG; encoded by the coding sequence ATGCCCAAGCTCAAACGCAGAGAGTTCCTAAAGCTGGCAGCCGTATCCACAGCGATAGCCGCGACCAGCAAGGCTGGTGTAGACGGCATATTCCTCAAGAGGGACTCCATGAGCCTCCTAGAGTCAGCAGTCGAAGGACGCGGTCTAGAGGAGCGCTACTTCGTCTGCCGGATATGCGGTGGCGGGTGTGTACTAAAGGGGTACGTTGACAGGAACGGGAGGCTTGTGAAGATAGAGGGCGACCCGCGGGACTGGGTCTCCCACGGGACGCCATGCGTCAAGGGCAAGACCTCCCTGAAGATGCTATACGACCCAGACAGGCTCAGGAAGCCCCTCATAAGGACGAGCAGGGACAGGGGCTTCATACTAGACGACAAGGGAGCCGTAGTTGGAGTGAAGGACCCCAAGTGGAGGGAGGCCACCTGGGACGAGGCCCTGGACCTTGTAGCGGATAAGATGGCCGAGGCTATAAGGGAGTGGGGGCCCCAGTCGATAGTCTTCATAGGCCACGGCAAGGGGGGAGCTCTGGCTAGCTTAATCGGGACCCCCAACGTGGTCAAGCACCATACCACGTGCCATTCCACGTGGGACGTAGTCCTCAAGCCAATGTACGGCTCTGTGCCGAACGCCGACATGGCTAACTCGAAGCTGATAGTGGCCTTCGGCTTCGACCAGGGAGCCGGCAAGTCAAAGAACCCCTTCCCATGGCTGTTCTCGGAGGCCAAGAGGCGTGGAGCCAAGATCATAGTATTCGAGCCCCGGCTCTCCGAGACGGCGAGCAAGGCCACCGAGTGGATACCCATAAAGCCGGGCACAGACGCGGCGGTCGCCTTCGCCATGGCCAACGTCATACTAGAGGAGGAGCTATACGATAGGGACTTCCTGGTCAACTACACGAACGCGCCCATACTGGTAGACAGGGAGAAGCTGACCTATGCCAGCGATGGAGAGCTCCTGGTCTATGACACTGTACGGGGCGAGATCGTACCGGTCGGGGAGGCGGGGTCTCCTGCCCTTGACTGGGAGGGCGTGTATAAGGGTAGGCGTGTCGCGACGGTCTTCAGGCTCCTGAGGGAGAGGATGAGGGAGTATACCCCGGAGTGGGCCGAGAGGGTCAGCGGGGTCCCGAGCTCTAAGATTAGGGAGATAGCGAGGGAGCTGGCCACTGTGAAGCCGGCTAGTATTCCGCACTGGAAGAGGTCTGGCGGTACAGGGCCTAATAGGAGGCAGGGGGTCGAGACCTACAAGGCCATTGCACTCCTCATGGCCTTGACCGGTAACGTCGAGAGGAGGGGAGGCTGGCTATTCAATAGGACCGCCAAGTTCGTTAAGAAGGCCGTTAGCAAGAAGCCCAAGAAGACCTTCGCAGACCTATACCCTATACCGGAGGAGTACCGGGGGCTTACTGTTGATGAGAGGGAGAAGTTCCCCGTCTACAAGAAGTACGCCAAGGAGGGGGTGTTCCAGAAGGTCTGGTACAATATACTCCACGACAACCCGTACCCCGTCAAGGTCGTCGTAGTATGGGCCCAGGGCCTCCAGGCCTTCATGGACTACGAGCTCGTGGAGGCCGCTATCAAGCACGTCGTGGAGGATAACGACGGGATCATAGTCAACGTCAACATATACCCCGACGAGATGGCCACACTAGCCGACGTAGTCCTCCCCGAGAAGCTCTTCCTAGAGGGCGGGCCCACTATAGGATACTCCAAGAGCTTCGACCTAACCTACAGGATACACTGGGTCGACGGCATACCCCCGGTACACCCCGAGGCCAAGAGCGAGAAATGGATAGTCAAACAACTAGCCTACAGGATCGCGGAGAGACTCGGCATAACTAGGGAGGACCTGGAGAACAACTACTTCAGCGAATACTTCCTCGTGTCGAAGGAGGAAGAGCTGCAGAAGATGATAGACCTGTACAACAAGAAGCTCGGGACTAGTGTCACGCTAGAACAGCTCCAGAGGGAGAAGATATTCTCTCTCGACTGGACGCCCAAGGACCTGAGGAAGCTCAAGACAAGGTCCGGCAGGATAGAGCTACTCCCAGTAGAGCTGGCGGAGCACGGCTACGACCCCCTCCCCCGCTGGATGGACACCTTCACCTACGAGGGGCTAGGCGAGGGCGAGCTCGTGCTAGTCACATCGGTCTTCAGCATGAACAGGCACTCCAAGACGGTTAACAACGAGTGGCTGATGTACTTCCTCGCCAAGCACCACGCGAACAGGATCTGGATACACCCCTCGACCGCCGCGAGGATCGGCGTAAAGGAGGGGGACCTGGTCCTCGTGGAGGCTGTCAGGACCTTCAGCGAGGAGGCGACACTGCACAAGCCCAGGTACAGGCTCGCTGGCAGGGTCCACGTGACCGAGGCGGTCCGGCCTGACGTCATATTCGTGCCACACGGCATCGGGCAGCTGTCAAGGTTCATGAAGAGCTACGAGTTCACGATAAAGGGAGGCGACGGGGTGATCAAGCCGGTCATGGTCGACTACAGGAACCCCTCGGCATCCTCGTCGGACCAGGATGTTATAGTTAGGGTGATGCCCTATGGCTAG
- a CDS encoding molecular chaperone TorD family protein, translating into MRECIALTSKIAATLERLLLNPKYVEKRWESLDAGSDCPAAQCREALLLATRASEKLYAGPPDELEIEYTRLFTASYPRPKCPIYESYYLGGEHTLGKPDIIDDLYSIIREAGLKLDTTRERLPDNIPVILELYSIISSSAHIDAQPILRKLAYNHLIETLPRLAKCIDENTETEYYRLVSKALARYSECLREIL; encoded by the coding sequence TTGAGGGAATGCATCGCATTAACCTCCAAGATAGCAGCCACTCTAGAACGCCTCCTCCTGAACCCCAAATACGTAGAGAAGCGCTGGGAGAGCCTAGACGCCGGCAGCGACTGCCCAGCAGCACAGTGTAGAGAGGCGCTGTTGCTAGCCACGCGAGCCTCCGAGAAACTGTACGCCGGGCCTCCCGACGAACTGGAGATAGAGTACACGAGGCTCTTCACCGCCTCCTACCCAAGGCCCAAGTGCCCGATATACGAGTCATACTATCTCGGGGGAGAACACACGCTGGGAAAACCAGACATAATAGACGACCTCTACAGTATCATTAGAGAAGCAGGGCTCAAGCTAGACACCACAAGAGAGCGGCTCCCAGACAACATACCTGTAATCCTAGAACTATACTCGATAATATCCAGCAGCGCCCACATAGACGCCCAGCCCATCCTGAGGAAGCTGGCCTACAACCACCTCATAGAAACACTACCCAGGCTAGCGAAATGCATAGACGAGAACACAGAGACCGAGTACTACAGGCTAGTGAGCAAAGCCCTGGCTAGATACTCGGAGTGCCTCAGAGAGATACTATAA